The following nucleotide sequence is from Streptomyces sp. NBC_00239.
CCCGCCCTCGTGGCGGAACGGCTCGGCTCCAGGGAGGACGGGCACCAGAATCTCCTGTTCGATCAGCACGGATGAGGGGGTGCGCTCAGTGTGTACTTCACGGTACGCGACCGGGGTGACACCGACCAGGGCCGTCACGGGGACCGGCGGCCCGCCGTGCGCCCGGTGCGGGCGGGAGCGCGGGCCCGCCAGGGGTTAAGGTCTGTTCGACAGACACAGGAAGGCATTCGAGTTGATCTACGGCGCAATGAAGTTCTCCATCGGGGGATCCCTGAAGGTCGCCTTCAGGCCCTGGGTGGAGGGCCTCGAGAACATTCCCGCCGAGGGGCCGGCGATCCTCGCGAGCAACCACCTGTCGTTCTCGGACTCCTTCTTCCTGCCCGCGGTGCTCGACCGGAAGGTCACGTTCATCGCGAAGGCGGAGTACTTCACCTCCCCTGGCGTCAAGGGCAAGCTGACCGCGGCGTTCTTCAAGGGCGTCGGCCAGCTCCCCGTGGACCGCTCGGGCGCGCGCGGCGCGGGCGAGGCGGCCATCAAGGCCGGCATCGACGTGATCAAGGGCGGCGGGCTCTTCGGCATCTACCCCGAGGGCACCCGTTCCCCCGACGGCCGCCTGTACCGCGGCAAGCCCGGCGGCCTGGCCCGGGTGGCGCTGGCCACCGGCGCCCCCGTGATCCCCGTCGCGATGATCGACACCGAGAAGATCCAGCCGCCCGGCAAGGTGGTCCCGAAGCTGATGCGCCCGGGCATCCGGATCGGCAAGCCGCTGGACTTCAGCCGCTACCACGGCATGGACGGCGACCGCTTCATCCTGCGCTCGGTGACCGACGAGGTCATGTACGAGATCATGAAGCTTTCCGGGCAGGAATACGTCGACATCTACGCGACGGCCGCCAAGCGCCAGATCGCCGACGCCGAGAAGGCCGCCAAGGCCGACAAGGCGGAGGCGGAGAAGGCCGCGAAGGCCGGGCACACCGCCGCGGCGGGCACGCCCGGGGCGCCGGAACAGCCCGAGGAACCGGGCCGCTAGGCCCGCGACACCCCGGGGGGTGGGGGGATGACCAAGCGCGAGCGGGTCGTGCGCATGTCGGTCGAGCAGCCGCTGTGGCAGGCCCTGACCGGGTACCGGGTGCTCGCCATGGGCTACGCGGCGCTGCTGTTCGCGTCCTCGTACGGCGAGTTCGTCCGGCCCTGGCTCGCCATCGGCTACCTCGCGGTCCTCGCGGGGTGGACGCTGGCGACCCTGCCCAAGGTCGCGAACGCAGTCAGCTGCACCCGGCGCTTCCTGGTCGCCGACCTGGCCCTCGCCCTCACCGGGGTCCTGCTGACCCCGCTCGCCGACTCGGCCGCCCGCATCGCCGACGGCGGCCCCACCCTGCCCTCGATCTGGACGGCCGGCTCGGTACTGGCCTTCGCGCTCAAGGGCGGCTGGCGCTGGGCCGGTGTCGCCTCCACCTTCGTGGCGGTCGCCAACGTCCTCCAGCGCGGCGAGATCACCCGGGACACCGCCCACAACGTGCTGCTGGTCTGGGTGGCCTCGATCGCCGTCGGTTACGTGGTCGAGGTGGCGCGCGCCAGTGAGGCCACGCTCGCCCGCGCCCTGGAGATCGAGGCGGCCACCCGGGAGCGCGAGCGGCTCGCCCGGGACATCCATGACGGGGTGCTCCAGGTCCTGGCCATGGTGCAGCGGCGCGGCGCCGCGGTCGGCGGCGAGGCCGCCGAGCTGGGCCGGATGGCGGGCGAACAGGAGATCGCCCTGCGCACCCTGGTCTCCAGCGGGCTGCTGCCCGCCTCCCGGGTCTCGCGGGACGCGGCCCACGGCGCGCTGGTGACGACAGTGGAGGAGGCGGAGCCGACCGGCGACGTCGACCTGCGCACCCTGCTTGCCCCGCACGCCGGGTCGACGGTGAGCTTCGCCGAGCCCGGCGCCCCGGTCCTGCTGCCGGCCGCCGCCGCCCGCGAGCTGGCCGCCGCGGCCGCCGCCGCGCTGGAGAACGTACGCCGGCACGCCGGCGAGGACGCCCGGGCCTGGATCCTCATCGAGGACGAGCCGGACGAGGTGATCGTGACCGTCCGGGACGACGGGCCGGGCATCCCCGCCGGGCGGCTCGCCCAGGCCGAGGGCGAGGGACGGCTCGGGGTCGCCCAGTCGATCCGCGGCCGGCTGCGGGACCTGGGCGGTACCGCCGAGCTGGTCTCGGTGCCGGGCCAGGGGACGGAAGTAGAGCTGAAGGTTCCGAAGGTTTCCAGGGGGAGGACGAACAACCGATGAGCAGCGAGAACGCGACGAGCAGCGGCAACCCGGCGAGCGGCGGGAGCACCGGCGCCATCCGGGTCATGGTCGTCGACGACCACCCGATGTGGCGGGACGCCGTCGCCCGTGACCTGGCCGCCGCCGGCTGCGAGGTCGTGGCCACCGCCGGGGACGGCCCGCAGGCCGTCCGCCGCGCCCGCGCCGTCGACCCGGACGTCCTCGTCCTCGACCTCAACCTGCCCGGCATGCCGGGCGTGCAGGTCTGCAAGGAACTGGTCGCCTTCAACCCGGCGCTGCGGGTGCTCGTGCTCTCCGCGAGCGGCGAGCACGCCGACGTGCTGGAGGCCGTCAAGTCCGGCGCCACCGGCTACCTGCTGAAGTCCGCGGGCGCCGAGGAGCTCATCGACGCGGTCCGCCGCACCGCCGCCGGCGACCCCGTGTTCACCCCGGGCCTGGCCGGGCTCGTGCTCGGAGAGTACCGGCGGCTGGCCGCCGACCCGGCCCCCGCCGCCTCCGACGAGCCGAAGGCACCGCAACTCACCGACCGCGAGACCGAGGTGCTGCGGCTCGTCGCCAAGGGCCTGTCGTACAAGCAGATCGCCGAGCGGCTCGTCATCTCGCACCGGACCGTCCAGAACCACGTCCAGAACACCCTCGGCAAGCTCCAGCTGCACAACCGCGTCGAGCTGGTGCGGTACGCGATAGAACGCGGACTTGACGACGAGTAGACCCTCGTACGAGTGAACGGGCGTACGCAACGCCCCGTACGCCGACCGGAATTGCCCCTGCCGCGCCCCTTGCTGTGACCCGCGTCACCACTAGCGTGACCGCCGAGCGGGCCCGGCGTGCCTGGGCCCTTCTGGCGAAGGGATGATTCCATGAAGGTCGGAGTGCTGACCGGCGGCGGCGACTGCCCCGGGCTCAACGCGGTCATCCGCGGCGTCGTGCGCAAGGGCGTCCAGGAATACGGGTACGACTTCATCGGCTTCAAGGACGGCTGGCGCGGCCCCGTCGAGGGCGACACGGTGCCGCTCGACATCCCCGCCGTCCGCGGCATCCTGCCCCGCGGCGGCACGATCCTCGGCTCCTCCCGCACCAACCCCTTCAAGACCGAGCACGGGGTCCGCCGGATCAAGGAGAACCTCGCCAAGTTCGAGGTCGAGGCCCTGGTCGCGATCGGCGGCGAGGACACCCTCGGGGTGGCCGCCAGGCTGTACGAGGAGTACGGCATCCCCTGCGTCGGCGTGCCGAAGACCATCGACAACGACCTCTCGGCCACCGACTACACCTTCGGCTTCGACACCGCCGTCGGCATCGCCACCGAGGCCATCGACCGCCTCCACACCACCGCCGAATCGCACATGCGCGTCCTGGTCGTCGAGGTGATGGGCCGGCACGCCGGCTGGATCGCCCTGCACTCGGGCCTGGCCGGCGGCGCGAACGTCATCCTCATCCCCGAGCAGCGCTTCGACGTGGACCAGGTCTGCGCCTGGGTCACCTCCCGGTTCAAGGCGAGCTACGCGCCGATCGTGGTGGTCGCCGAGGGCGCCGTGCCCAAGGACGGCGACATGGTCCTCAAGGACGGCACCCTCGACTCCTTCGGGCACGTACGGCTCTCGGGCGTGGGGGAGTGGCTGGCCAAGGAGATCGAGTCCCGCACCGGCAAGGAGGCCCGCACCACCGTCCTCGGCCACGTCCAGCGCGGCGGCACCCCGAGCGCCTTCGACCGCTGGCTCGCCACCCGCTTCGGGCTGCACGCGATCGAGGCGGTGCGCGACCGGGACTTCGGCAAGATGGTCGCCCTGCGCGGCACGGACATCGTCCGGGTGCCGATCGCCGAGGCCACGGCCCGGCTGAAGACGGTGGACCCGGCGCTCTACGCGGAGGTCGGCGTCTTCTTCGGCTGACCCGTCCGGCTCCGCGGCCGAGCCGGACGGCGGGTGCGGACCATGGACCGTATCGCGACCAACGGTCCATGGTCCGGCACGAGGCACGAGGCGCGAGGAACAGCGAACGGCGAGAGCGATCGACACCACCGTCGCCAACGTGGCGGAGCACGTGGCGGGCCGGCGCTCGGAGAACACGCTCACGCCCGTTGGGTGAAGTTCCGCTTCCGTTCAGCGGACGGCCGGGGCGGCGGCCGCCGAGGGCCCCTAGATTCGCCGTGTGCAGATACCTGACTGGCTCCAGTGGGTGTGCGTGGTGTGGGGCGCGGTCCTCGCCGTCGGCACGCTTGACCATCTGGTACGGGTGGTGCGGGCGCGGCCGGGGTGGGTGCGGGGGCAGCGGGCCGCGGAGGCGTTCGACTGGGCGGGGTCGGCCGTCTTCGCCCTCGGCATGGCCGCCGAAAGCGTCCCCGCCATCCTCGCCGGATCCCTCGCCTACGCCGTCATGGCCACCCGCCGGCGCCTCCATCCCCGCCCGTAGCCCTCCGTACGCGACATCAGCCCTGCCGGCTGACCGGGGGCAACCCTGCCTCGGTGGCCATCCCCAGCCTTGCCGCTGACCGGGGGCAACCCTGCCTCGGTGGCCATCCCCAGCCTTGCCGCTGACCGGGGGCAACCCCGCCTCGTCGGCCATCCCCAGCCTCGCCGGCGCGGGGGCAACCCTGCCTCGACGGCCATTCCCCAGCCTCGCCGGCGTTTGAGGCGCGGGGTCTGGGGCGGAGCCCCAGAGGGGCAACCCGGCTGGCGCCGGGCACCGGGCTCCGCCCGGACCCGCGCCTCAAACGCCGGCGAGGCTGGGTTTTGCCCGTAGGGCACCGGCGGGGCTGGAGCGGGCTCTGCCCAGGCCCGCGCCCCGCGCCTCCAACGCCGGCGGGGCTGGGGGTTGCCGTAGGGCACCGGCGGGGCAGGACGCTGCGCCCCGAGGCGCCGGCCCGGCGGGGGCATCGGGGCCGCCGGGCCGGAGCAGGGGTTGGTCAGCCGTGGGGGGTGACGGCCGGGCGGACCGCGGTGAGGAGGTCGCGGAGGATCTCCGCGCCCCGCAGGGTCAGCACCGACTCGGGGTGGAACTGGACGCCCGCAAAACCGTGCGCGGAGCGCATCGCGTGCACCTCGCCGGTCCGCTCGTCCCGCGCCACCTCCACCCCCCGCGCGGCCAGCCCCGCGGCCGCCTCCGCGTCACAGCGCGCCGTATACGTGTTGTAGAAGCCCACCACTTCCGGCCGCCCGAACAGGTCCACCCGCGTCTGCGCCCCCTGCGCCGGCTCCGCCTTGCGCACCAGCGGCAGCCCCAGCTCGGCCGCGAGCAGCTCGTGGCCCAGGCAGACGCCCAACAGCCCGTGCCGGTGCGAGGCCAGCAGTTCGGCGGCGAGCGGGCGCAGCAGCCGCATCCGGGGGTCGGTGCCGTCCTCCGGATCGCCCGGCCCGGGACCCAGCACCACCGGGCCCACGTGCGCGAGCGCCGCCTCCCGCAGCCCCGGCTCGTCGTAACGCCGTACGGTCACCTCCAGTCCGGCGGCCCGCAGGACGTGCGCGAGCATCGCGGTGAAGGTGTCCTCCGCGTCGATGACGAGCGCGTGCCCGTCCGGTTCGACGGCGGCCTGGTCCTGCATCCGCAGCCAGAACGGCGCCAGGTCCTCCCGGCGTGCGGCCAGCGCCGCCTGCACCCCGGGGTCGTCCGCCAGCCGCGCTTGCGCGGCCGGCGGCTGCGGGGCCGGCGGCCGCACCCCGAGGGCGGCCAGCACCCCCGCGGCCTTGGCGTGCGTCTCCGCGACCTCGCCCGCCGGGTCGGAGTGGCGTACCAGGGTCGCCCCCACCGGCACCCGCAGCCGCCCGTCCGCGGCGATGTCGGCGGTGCGGATCAGGATCGGAGAATCGAGCGTCTGCGCGCCGCCAGCGTCCCGGCCGAGCAGGGCGAGCGCGCCCGCGTAGTAGGCGCGGCCGCCGACCTCGTGCCGTTCGATGACGCGGCAGGCGTTCTGCACGGGCGAGCCGGTCACGGTCGCCGCGAACATGGTCTCCTTCAGTACCTCGCGCACGTCCAGCGAGGACCGGCCGCGCAGCTCGTACTCGGTGTGCGTCAGGTGGGACATCTCCTTCAGGCGCGGTCCGATCACCACCCCGCCCTGGTCCCCGACCGTGCACATCATCTTCAGTTCCTCGTCGACGACCATCGACAGTTCCTCCGTCTCCTTGCGGTCGGCGAGGAAGGAGAGGAAGGACCCGACGGTCGGGCCCTCGGCGGGATGCCGGTAGGTGCCGCTGATCGGATTCATGACCACGGTGCTGCCGGACATCCGGACGTGGACCTCGGGGCTGGCCCCGACCAGGGTCCGCCCGCCCGTCTCCCGCTGCCCTTCCGGGGAAGGCCCTTCGGGCCCGTTCCCCTTCCCGGTGTGCACGACGTACGTCCAGTACGCGCCCCGCTCGTCCGTGAGCAGCCGCCGGAACAGGGCCAGTGCGTCGGCCTGCCCGAAGCCGGGGATCTCGCCGGTGTACGTGCGCCGGATGACGAAGTTGGCGCCCTCGCCGGTGCCGATCTCGTCGCGCAGGACCCGCTCGACGATCCGCGCGTACTCCTCGTCGGGGACGTCGAAGCCGCCGCCCTCGACCCGTACCCGGTGGGCGGGCAGCGCGGCCAGCACCTCGTCGAGGGGCAGCTCGTACGCCTCGTCGGCGACGAGGACGCTCAGCGGGGTGCCGTCGTCGCGGACGTCGAAGCCGCGCTCGCGGATCTGGCGGAACGGCACCAGTGCGAGCGTGCCGTGCGGGCCGATCGGGATGTCGGCGAGCCGCTCGGCCTCGTGCACCGGGCCGATCAGCAGCTCGACGGTGTCGTGGTCGCGGCCGGGGGTGCGGCGGCGCAGCAGGGCGAAGGGCGGGCAGTCGGCTTCGGTGAGCCGGTCGAGCAGACGGCTGACGATCATGGTGCGGTTCCTTCCGGGGAGGTGGAGAGGAACGGCCCCTGACATGCAGAAAGGCCGCCCCTCGGGCGGCCTTCGCGTCAGTGTGGGTACGCGCAGTCAGTGGGCCGCCGGATGAGCGAGCCACCACCAGTTCTGGTTGGAGTGCGTGTACATGGCCGTGAGCGTAGCGGATCCCGGGGGCCCGCGGAGCGACGAACGGCCGACTTGAGAACTCCGTCTCACAAAGCGGGCATCGGAGAATCGGACGTGCCCAAACCCTTACTGTTGTCTGCGTGACCGTGAACGCAGAAACCCAAGCCCTCGCCGCCAAGGCGACCTGGCGAGACCTTCCCGCGGCGCAGCAGCCTGAGTACCCCGATGCCGAGGCTCTGCGCGAAGTCGTCGCGGACCTCGAGTCGTATCCTCCGCTCGTCTTTGCCGGCGAGTGCGACCAGCTGCGCGCCCGCATGGGAGCCGTCGCCAAGGGCGAGGCGTTCCTGCTGCAGGGCGGCGACTGTGCCGAGGCCTTCGACGCCGTGTCCGCCGAGCACATCCGCGCGAAGCTCAAGACCCTCCTCCAGATGTCGGCCGTGCTGACTTACGCGGCCTCCGTGCCCGTCGTCAAGGTCGGCCGGATCGCCGGCCAGTACTCGAAGCCCCGCTCCAAGGGCACCGAGACCCGCGACGGCGTGACCCTGCCCACCTACCGCGGCGACTCCGTCAACGCCTTCGGCTTCGACGAGAAGTCCCGGATCCCCGACCCCGAGCGCCTGAAGCGGATGTACCACGCGTCCGCCTCGACGCTGAACCTGGTGCGCGCCTTCACCACCGGCGGTTACGCCGACCTGCGCCAGGTCCACGCGTGGAACCAGGACTTCGTGAAGTCGTCCCCCTCCGGGCAGCGCTACGAGCAGCTCGCGCGGGAGATCGACAACGCCCTGAACTTCATGAAGGCCTGTGGCACCGACCCGGCCGAGTTCAAGGCGGTCGAGTTCTACGCCTCGCACGAGGCCCTGCTGCTGGACTACGAGTCGGCGCTCACCCGCACCGACTCGCGCACCGGCCGGCTGTACGACACCTCGGGCCACATGGTCTGGATCGGTGAGCGCACCCGCCAGCTGGATCACGCGCACATCGAGTTCTGCTCGCAGATCGCCAACCCGATCGGCATCAAGCTCGGCCCCACCACCAGCGTGGACGAGGCGCTCACCTACATCGACCGCCTCGACCCGGAGCGCGAGCCCGGCCGCCTGACCTTCATCGTCCGGATGGGCGCCGACAAGGTCCGCGACAAGCTCCCGGCCCTGGTCGAGAAGGTCACCGCCTCCGGCGCGACCGTCGCCTGGGTCACCGACCCGATGCACGGCAACACCTTCGAGGCGGCCTCCGGCCACAAGACGCGCCGTTTCGACGACGTGCTCGACGAGGTCAAGGGCTTCTTCGAGGTCCACAAGGAGCTGGGCACCCACCCGGGCGGCATCCACGTCGAGCTCACCGGTGACGACGTCACCGAGTGCGTCGGCGGCGGCGACGAGATCTTCGTCGACGACCTGCACCAGCGCTACGAGACGGCCTGCGACCCGCGGCTCAACCGCAGCCAGTCGCTCGACCTGGCGTTCCTGGTGGCGGAGATGTACCGCGATCAGTAAGTAGATATCTACGAGAGTGGGGCGCGGATCGATGTGATCCGCGCCCCACTGTCGTTCACGGCACTTTTACAGCCGGGAGCTGCCGGGTAAGGTTAGGTTAGCCTCACCGAAAAGAACGGGAAGGCGCACCGATCGTTTCCGCACCCGCCCGGGAGGTGAACCGCGTGTACGTCTGCTCTTGCTTCGGCATCACCGACAAGCAGGTCAAGGAGCACGCGGAGGCCGGCGCCTGCACTCCGCGCCAGATCGCCTCGGTCACGAAGGCCGGCACCGACTGCGGCAACTGCGTCCGTGCCATCCAGGGCATCCTGGGCCGGGGGGCGTGCCCCCGCCGGCAGCTGCTGGACCAGGGTGCCGGCGGACAGGTCCTCGCCGCCGAGCCGGAGCTCGCGGAAGCCGCCTAGCCCGACCGTCCCGGTGCGGGAAGCCCGCTCAGCTGGGCTGCTCGATCAGCTGAGCGATGTACAGCGCCTCGCCCAGGCTCTCGATGAGTTCCAGCTGCGTGTCCAGGTAGTCGATGTGGTGCTCCTCGTCGGCCAGGATCTCCTCGAAGAGGTTCGCCGAGGTGAAGTCGCCCTTGCCCCGCATGACCTCGATCCCGCGCTTCAGGCGGTCGATCGCCTCCACCTCGACCTGCCGGTCCGCCTGGAACATCTCCGTCAGGGTCTGCCCGACCCGGACGTGGAAGAGCCGCTGGTAATTGGGAAGACCGTCCAGCATCAGAATGCGTTCGGTGATCTTGTCCGCGTGCTTCATCTCATCGATGGACTCTTCGCGGGTGTATTTGGCGAGCTTCGTCCAACCCTTGTTGTCCTGGATGCGGTAGTGCAGCCAGTACTGGTTGATCGCCGTCAGCTCGCCGGTGAGCTGTTCGTTCAGAAACTCAAGGACCTCGGGGTCGCCCTGCATTGCAGAGGCTCCTTCCAAGCAAGTGTCTGGCCAGGTGCGCGCATCCTTGCACCGCCCGCCGGAGGCCGTCCAGTAAGTGCATGCTTAGTAGGAGTTGCCCGAATCGGGGCCAACCTGGTCATGACCACCCCACCCAGTCTGTCACCATGGAGGCATGGGTCAGCCGGAAAGCCGGGAATCTCCGGGAGCAGAGCAGCCGGAGCTTCCTCCGGGACAACGCCTGCAGCGCGGCTGGCCGGTCACCCACTACGGTCCGGTGCCCAAATTCAAGCCGGACCGCTGGGAGTTCAGGGTCTTCGGGGCCACCGCCGACGGCGACAAGCACTGCTGGAACCACGAGGAGTTCGCGGCGCTGCCCTTCTCCTCCGTCGTCGCCGACCTGCACTGCGTGACGAAGTTCAGCATGCTGGGGGCCGAATGGGGCGGGGTGCTCGCACGGACCGTGCTGGAGCTCGCGCCGCCCGCCCCCGACGTCACCCACGTCATGGTCTGGGCCGAGTACGGCTTCAGCTCCAACATGCGCCTGGCCGACTTCGGCTCGCCGCGCACGGTCTTCGCCACCCACCAGGGCGGTGAGCCGCTGACCGCCGAGCACGGCTTCCCGCTGCGGCTCGTCGTGCCGCACCTGTACGCCTGGAAGGGTCCCAAGTGGGTGCGCGGCGTGGAGTACATGACGGCCGACCGCCGCGGCTTCTGGGAGGAGCGCGGCTACCACAACATCGGCGACCCGTGGCGCGAGCAGCGCTTCTCCTACCAGGAGGAGCCGGGCGACGGCCCGGAGCTGTAGCCCCGCACCGCCGTCCGGGATCCCGGTGTCACGGGATCTCCCGCAGCTCCTTCAGCCGTGCCACGTCCGCCGCGTGCCCCGACGGGCCGCCCGGCGTCTCGATGACCAGCGGCACCCCGGCCGTCTCCGGATGCGTGAACAGCTCCCGGAACGCCCCCTCGCCGATGTGCCCGGCGCCGATGTTCTCGTGCCGGTCCTTGTGCGCGCCCACGCCCTCCTTCGAGTCGTTGGCGTGGATCAGCTTCAGCCGGCCCGGGCCGACCGTGTCGGTCAGCAGGTCAAGGGTCTGCTTCATGCCGCCCGGCGCGGCCAGGTCGTGCCCGGCGGCGAAGATGTGGCAGGTGTCGAGGCAGATGCCGAGCTTCGGGTGCGCGTCCAGGGCCTCGAAGTACGGGCCGAAGTCCCAGGTCCGCGAGCACAGCGAGGAGCCCTGCCCGGCCGTCGACTCCAGCAGCAGGAACGGGTCGTCGTCGTGGGTCAGTTCGTCGAGCAGCGGCAGCATGTGCTCCCGTACCTGCGCGTAGGCCGCGGAGCGCGGTCGGCCGCCGGTCGCGGACCCGGTGTGCACGACCACGCCCAGGGCGCCGATCTCCCGGGCCCGGCGCAGCGAGTGCCGCAGCGACTCCACCGACTTCTCCACCGTCGCCTCGGTGTGCGACCCGAAGTTGATCAGGTAGGGGGCGTGGACGTACGCGGGCATGCCCTGGCGTGCGCACTCCGCGCGGAACAGCTCGTCCTGCGCCGGGTTCCCGGTCGGGGTGGCCCAGCCGCGCGGGTTGGCCGCGAAGACCTGCACGGTCTCCGCGCCCAGCTCACGGGCGTACGCCAGTCCGGTCGACGCCAGTCCGCCGGCCACGGGGACGTGCCCGCCCACCGGATTGCGCAGTGCGGCGGCCTTGCTCGTGCTCACGTGCCTGTCACAGTCCCTTGAGTCGGATGGTGATGGTGCTGCCCTCGGGGGCGTCCGTGCCGCCCTTGACCGACTGGCTCGCGACGTCGTCGCTGAAGGACAGGAACGGCCGGTCCACCTTGACCTCGAAGCCCGCCGCCTTCAGCATCCGCTTCGCCTCGTCCACGTTCCGGCCGGTGACGTCCGGCACCGCGACCATCCGCGGGCCCTTGGACACGGTCAGCGTGACCGTGTCGCCGGCCGCCGCCCGGGTGCCCGCGGCCACCGACTGGTTGGCGACGGCCCCCGCGGGCTGCGGGGAGTGGATCTGCTCCGGCGCGACCGCGACCTTGAGGCCGAGGTCCTCCAGCGCCGAGCGGGCCGCGTCGGCGGGGGCACCCACGACCGACGGCACCGGCACCGGCCGGCCCTTGCTGACCACGAGTGCCACGGCCGTGTCCGGGGCCCGCTGCTCGCGCGCCGCCGGGTCGGAGCTGATCACGGCGCCCGCCGGAACGTCCTCGCTGAAGGCCCGCGTCACCTGGCCGGGGGCCAGGCCGGCCGCGGCCAGCCGCTTCCTGGCCTCGGCCAGCGGGACCCGCTTCAGGTCGGGCACGGCCACGATCTCGGGTCCCCGCGAGACGGTCAGCGTCACCGAGCCGTTGCCGCGGATCTGCTGGCCGCCCTCCGGGTCGGTGGCCATCACGGTGCCCCGCTCGAAGGTGTCGCTGAACTCCTTCTCCACCCGCTCCACGTCGAGCCCGGCCGTGATCAGCCGGTCCCGGGCCTGCGCCTCGGTCTTGCCGAGCAGGTTCGGGACCCTCGTGAACTGGCCGGAGCTGATGTACCAGACGCCGGTGCCGAGCCCCAGGGCCAGCAGCACCCCGGCGATCACCATGAGCGTGCCCCGGCCCGGCCGGCGCCCGCGCCCGGCGGCCCGCGACGCGGGTACGGGCGGCAGCGGCGGCGGGGTCTGCAGCCGGGCCGTGTGCTGCACGTCCCCGACGGGGGCCGCGCCACCGGAGCCGGCGGGGCGCAGGACCACGCCGGTCCGGTCCTCCGAGGCGGACCGGACGCCGGAGCGGGCCTGCGGCGGCACGGCGTCCAACTGCTCCTCGGACAGCGCGGCCCGGGCCTGCCGGACCAGGCCCAGCAGGGCCACGGCGTCGTACGGGCGCTGCTCGGGGCGGCGCGCGGCGGCGGCCGCGACCAGCTCGTCGAGCCCGGCGGGCAGCCCCGGCACGGCCGCGGACGGCGCGGGCACGTCCGCGTTGAGGTGCTGGTAGAGGACCTGGGCCGGGCTCTCCCCGGAGTGCGGCTTCGCGCCGGTCAGCATCTCGTACAGCACCACGCCGCAGGCGTAGACGTCGACGCGGGTGTCGGTGACGCCGTTCTCGATCTGCTCGGGGGCCAGGTAGGAGACGGTGCCCAGGACGGAGCCGGTGGTGTTCGTGACCGAGTCCACCGACCGTACGAGACCGAAGTCGGCCACCTTCACCCGGCCGTCGTCGCCGATCAGGACGTTCTCGGGCTTCATGTCGCGGTGCACGAAACCGGCCCGGTGCGCGGCGCCGAGCGCGGCGAGGACCGGCTCCAGGATGTCCAGGGCCGCCCGCGGCTGGAGTGCGCCGCGCTCGCGCAGCAGGTCGCGCAGGGTGCAGCCGGAGACGTACTCCATCGCGAGGTAGACGTACCCGCCGTCCATGCCCTGGTCGAAGACGGCCACCACGTTGGCGTGCGCCAGGCGGGCCACGGACTTCGCCTCGCGGATGAAACGGTCGACGAAGGCGGCGTCGGCGGCGAGCGCCGGGTGCATCACCTTCAGGGCGAGGATGCGGTCGAGGCGGGTGTCGACGGCGCGGTAGACCGTGGCCATGCCGCCGACTGCGATGCGTGCGTCGATGCGGTAGCGGCCGTCGAGCACACGCCCGACGAGGGGGTCTTCCAAGGTCGTGTCCACCCGCCGATTCTACGAGCGCCCGCGGCACGCTCCGCCAGGGTGTCCCCGCTTGCAGCCCAGCTGTGACGTCCGCGCCCGGATCCGCTGCGCGGGACCCTTCCCCACCCCGCCCCTCCCCGCCCCCGGGGCAGAGCCCGATCCGGCCTCGCCGGCGTTTGAGGCGCGGGGTCCGGGGGCGGAGCCCCCCCCGGTCAGAACGCCGGGCGTTCCGGGTCGAGGGCGGCGCGGCCCTCGACGGGGGAGGACGCCTCGGCGAAGTGGCGGCGGGGGATCCGGCCCGCCCGGTACGCGAGGCGCCCCGCCGAGACGGCGTCCCGCATGCCGGCAGCCATCAGCACCGGCGCCTGCGCCCGCGTCACGGCCGAGGCGAGCATCACGGCCGCGCACCCCAGTTCCATGGCGAGCGCGACGTCCGAGGCCGTGCCGGCCCCGGCGTCGAGGATCACCGGGACCCCGGCCCGTTCCACGATCAGCTCGAAGTTGTGCGGATTGCGGATGCCCAGGCCCGAGCCGATGGGGGAGCCGAGCGGCATGATCGCCGCGCAGCCCACGTCCTCCAGCTTGCGGGCCAGCACCGGGTCGTCGTTCGTGTAGGGCAGCACCGTGAAGCCGTCGTCGACC
It contains:
- a CDS encoding thiazole synthase — its product is MADDLLTLGGRTFSSRLIMGTGGAPSLDVLERALVASGTELTTVAMRRLDPTVQGSVLSVLSRLGIQVLPNTAGCYTAGEAVLTARLAREALGTDWIKLEVVADERTLLPDGVELLDAAEALVDDGFTVLPYTNDDPVLARKLEDVGCAAIMPLGSPIGSGLGIRNPHNFELIVERAGVPVILDAGAGTASDVALAMELGCAAVMLASAVTRAQAPVLMAAGMRDAVSAGRLAYRAGRIPRRHFAEASSPVEGRAALDPERPAF